CTTTAAACAGAATGAAGGAATTCGAATCTCTGTTTATAAAAGATTAATTAACCCTCTAAGATTCCTCCGACATTAATGCTTAAAGTTAAGTTAATTAGTCCTTAAAGTtaaatgcatttgtttttcacCTTACTTTCGGATTGTTCATAATGTCCATTTGTTATATTCCAGCATAGGACCTCAATTTACATCATTGACACGCTAAAGTAGATGTAGCATGACAAGAATCGTCTTAAATGTACATTGAAAGGCCATTTATTTTagaaatttgaaacatttaatcCCTCGAAATGGATCAAATCCCGATGATCGAAGTTATTGTGATTCAATTAGGACTCGTTCCGATTGGGATTCGGTTGAGGTTTGATATTGACTGGATTCAATTTTCGCAACTCTAATTTATCTGTGTTCATTTTGACTGGACAATCGCAAGACTTATTCGAATTATATTATCAATTTTAATATATACTGAATatcgataaaaaagaaatagttTTGTTGGATGTCTTACTTGATCTCACGTAGAGCACTGTCTTAGAATTTGGGGACATCAACGTGCTGAACAGTTTGTTATATCTCTCCTGGTTTGTTGGAAGTTGAATAGTACGCACTTTCCAGGCAAAATGCACTCCACTAAATAGTTTTTGCCCATTGATAGGCAATGATCGCCATCATGCCGATCATCACTCTTTAAACGAACTtaatttaaaagtaaaattaaaatacgTAAAATTCACTGGTTTTTAAGATTCTTGTATTGGGTACTAATGCATGGTACACTTAAGTACAGTGATAAGCGCAAATTGCTCTCAAGAAAGATCGAttccaaatcccatccggaccgttTTCAGAAACCGATATGGATAATTAAACGTATTGAGCagcaaaaaatggcaaaccaaGACAAGGTTATAAGAGGACGATTCGAGGCACACTTCAAAGTTGTATTATTTCCCGGAAGGTTCTAGATTCAGAATGAAAAGGATTTGaatgtttgccaaacaaaaaaaccaacgaaatGGTCCCCACCAAAACTCCACAGCATCAACAGGTTTCCCAAGCACTACTTTATGGAGTCTGTCGCAAAAGCTTTATTTGCTGTTCCCCCTTCCAACTGTGGACAGTAGAGTGGGCCAAAAACTCACCCCAAAAACCACTGGTGACTAAAACAATTTCTATCATTTTCTCTCCTTCCTTTAAATTCCGCGGAGATTGCAGACTTCTGATGAGGGTGctgtagttgttgtttttttctctcttcttttcAAACGAGAGACCGTCTGTCGAACTTTAAATTCCGAAGGTCAcgttgaaaagtgaaaccatcAATTTAGAGGGAAACGATTATCTCGATTGCTTTCCATCACGCCGCTTGAATGGGGGTTGCCCCGGGGGGTGCTAAAGTGTATTAACTTTGACGCTTTTTTGTTAACTATCCGCTAAAATACCCGTTCGCTGGTTGATTGGTATTGGACAGTTTTTACTCACGACTGCTCCAGCGATAGCATGACATTTTTCAGGAAAAGTATAATTTAATCTACACCGGTACAAGCCTATCAGTAGTACGTGCTCTGATGAAACAACACACGACTGACAAGCATTTGTCAGGTggctaataaaaaaacaggGCAGGCAAAAATCGATCCACCAACCCACATCAAATGCGGCCAAAAATGAATGAGGTAGTTGCGTTTGGTGAAGCGTACGAAACTGGTCCGGTTTCACTCACTGGAACGACCCTCCCCGGTATATcgagtgtgttttattttaaacatttcatcaCGACCCACAACAAAACCCCGGCAGAGTGTCCCGGCGGTGTCATTCGGTGtgataaatcaattaaatgttACATAAAAAGCATGATTTAAGGGGCTAGGGGGTGGCGCTGGCGGCTTGCGTGGACATTGGgaaatgtgtttgtgcgcCTTTTTTTGGTTACAAATCCCGGAATTATGATTCCGGTAGCCACTTCTTCATCATTTTAGTGattatatttttgataaaacataatatacattttatattaaaattcctCATATATTTTTGCATAATTGTAATAATGTGAACTGAGATTTGAACCCATGCCGGTAGTGTTGTTTAGTGCCGTATTACCCAACTCCACTATTTGATCGGTTTGAAACATCATCTCTTGAAAGTCACTATTTCTTATCCGAGAGACGAATAAGgttcaaagtctctataagctGACTCAAAAACTATGGCTCATCCGCACTTTgagaattatgttttatttaagataattatgtaaatttaatGTTATGAGTGTTATTTCGCATTCTTTGTTGAACAGTACAACAATAAATACATTCCTCAATGTACACATTCCCATTGAATCCTAACTTTCACTCGTAGTTCCATAAAGTCGTACATTTCAATCCAAATTTGTGAGGAACTGTACGCATTGGCTGCGGTAGTGGTTAgagaaattataaaaaactACGTCTTCCATACCCATTATAATGGATCACTGTTGAAAATCACTACCTAGCCATACTTTCGCTTGTTGTTTCCTCGACTCCATACGTGGCTGCCAGACGGTACAGATGTTTGCTGCACTGCAACCACTGCACATGACTTCTGACATCACTTCTGACTCCCTACCGACACAGCCAATCAAAAGTTTCAAGTAAAACGGTGGTCTTAATCGGTCAACTGGCTTAAGTTTGCGGCTAATATTGCCGTGGCCGTAATGAGAGCGATTGACAGTGCGGTAGTAGTAGACCCTGACCAACCCTTGCTCGGAGTAAAGGAGATATACACCGCAATCGGCAAGATCGgatcatgtgtgtttgtgtgccttAATTCCTCGACCCTGtggggtttgttttaaatgtccTCTGCTCCACTTGCACCGGTGGTTGGATGCCTGGTGCTAACAAACCCCCTTCGTTTTTGAGGTGGGTAGGAGCATTTTGCTCCACGAACTTCACACCCGATCATGTGTGGGACAATGTACATCAACCGTCCCGTCTAATGCGTTCCCGCGTAATACGAAGGGAAGTGTACGAGGGAGAATAATCTGATAATGTCACGGTCGATCGAGCGTTTAACGCGTAACCCGAACATGCTGTAATGTATAATAGGGCGAGTTCTCTCGGCCTGCTGTTGCGTGTTGGCGCTGGAACTACTTCACGGTACTGGACCTCCGAAATCGTGATACAGCTTTAATTGACAATTACATCGCTATCCTAAACTGGGGTTAATCGGGAGGTCTTTAACCCTGCATCATGTAGGTGCAGCAGTAGAGATGAAGATAAACCAAACACTCCAGGGGGGGTACGTGTGACAGCACAGAAATAGTAGCAGTCATTTGGTCAGTATGCAGACATGCCTGAGGGTAAATATTCTGCAACTGTCCGACTTCTCAGCCGTGAggaaaagatttgtttttcatacATGGCAGGTTTAGAACTGGAGCACCTCAAGCCAGTTTGAACATCTGATGTAAAGAGCTCTTTGATTTTAACACAGTTTaaggatgattttttttgctcaactGCTTCTACCGGTTGCCGACTGCCTAGGCTTTTAACCGAAGTTACCGACAACTTAAACGACGTGCTTCTTGCAGCGTAGCGTTTATTGTTTCAACTGTTCACTATCAGTATATCGGTGTGCGAGCAGTATGGTTAGAATGGCTTTTTcaaatattacatttaaaCCTTATGTAAacgttaattatttattattactaattaactaatttaatttattaactaattaattataactaactaATTTATTCAAGGCTTTCcccttgtttgttttctttgaattgttttgtatCATGGAATTTGATCAATATTGCAATAACAATACCGAAATGATGACCACAAAGTATCATAATCCTTTTACCATTGTGCAGCAGCTGTCAAAATAAAAGCGCGTTCGGGTAAAAGTGTGTAAAAGCGCATCGTGTAGATAGTCGGTTATGGTTTTAATGTGTCCCATATGTTTATTGCTTTCGGCTCCCGTACTGGTCGCTATTGAGCAAAACATTCATGGGGCTACTACAGTCtactaaattatttaattttacgaTGTGTCTTTAACTATtttagagagagaaagatagaaTGGGAAAGGGTTTTGCacggttgtttgtttattgttatccatcctgtttttttgtattatataTTTAGTTTAGCTTCTGTTTTATCTCATTGCTCtgcaaataattaatattcaatattttattatctccTCTTTCAGAACACAAACTCGTCATGGTGGGTTTAGACAATGCCGGCAAAACCACCATCCTGTACCAATTTCTAATGAACGAAGTCGTCCACACAAGCCCAACGATCGGATCGAACGTGGAGGAGGTAATTGACATCGTTAAGGATAACAGAAACAGTCTTTCAAGCGATATAAACGCTCCATAATTCGTGTCGCTCTCTTCGTAACAACGAACCTGGTGGCAAATGGTGGAACAGATTTTTCTTCCGCGTGGAATATGCTTCCGCCACCACAGGGAGTCAAAATAAGCCGCTTATCTAACGAGCACATTCCCATACTAACctcatttgtttgctttatttcttttgcttctttcgcGTACGCAAAACACCACAAACTATCAACGGGCGGGCACTGGTTCACACATGCTGCAGATTGTATGGAAAAACATTCACTTTCTCGTGTGGGATCTGGGCGGACAGCAGAGTTTGCGGGCGGCATGGAGCACGTACTACACAAACACAGAGGTAAGCAGGATCAATGCGTTCACACCACGTGCTGCACGTGGCGATCGTTTGTTCGTTAGCATCATCATCCTTTCGTGTAAAAATAGTAACACCGCACAACGGGACAGCCTAATACAGGGGCTTCACCATGTGACACAAAGCATATGTAAACCATTTATTACGAGCAGCATGACCCTTCCCGCCAATTACAGAGGCGACTGGATGGTAGTAACATTTAAAGacgttttttgtgtgctatTTTTCAGTTCATCATCATGGTAATAGACTCAACCGATCGCGAACGGTTAGCGGTGACGCGCGAAGAATTGTACAAAATGTTGCAGCATGAAGAC
The Anopheles moucheti chromosome 2, idAnoMoucSN_F20_07, whole genome shotgun sequence genome window above contains:
- the LOC128310474 gene encoding ADP-ribosylation factor-like protein 5B, which encodes MGLLFAKIWSLFGNEEHKLVMVGLDNAGKTTILYQFLMNEVVHTSPTIGSNVEEIVWKNIHFLVWDLGGQQSLRAAWSTYYTNTEFIIMVIDSTDRERLAVTREELYKMLQHEDLTKASLLVYANKQDLKDSMSAAEISKQLDLTSIKNHQWHIQSCCALTGEGLYQGLEWIAQRIKKK